The Peribacillus simplex genome contains a region encoding:
- the atpA gene encoding F0F1 ATP synthase subunit alpha, producing MSIKAEEISALIKKQIENYQSEIKVSDVGTVITVGDGIARVHGLDNAMAGELLEFSNGSMGLAQNLEQNNVGVVILGPFRDIQEGSEVRRTGRIMEVPVGEELIGRVVNPLGQPLDGLGPIATTKTRPIESPATGVMDRKSVHEPLQTGIKAIDALVPIGRGQRELIIGDRQTGKTSVAIDTILNQADQDMICIYVAIGQKESTVRGTVETLRKNGALDYTIVVSASASQPAPLLYLAPYAGVTMGEEFMFAGKHVLVVYDDLSKQASAYRELSLLLRRPPGREAFPGDVFYLHSRLLERAAKLNDTLGAGSITALPFVETQAGDISAYIPTNVISITDGQIFLQSDLFFSGVRPAINAGLSVSRVGGSAQIKAMKKVAGTLRLDLASYRELEAFSQFGSDLDAATQAKLNRGARTVEVLKQDLNKPIKVEKQVMIFYALTKGHLDDIPVSDILRFEEEYYVFLDRSHPELLDHIRTTKGLPEDAAIVAAINEFKKNFVISE from the coding sequence ATGAGCATCAAAGCTGAAGAAATCAGTGCGCTGATTAAAAAGCAGATTGAAAACTATCAGTCGGAAATTAAAGTAAGCGATGTAGGTACAGTAATCACTGTTGGTGATGGTATCGCTCGCGTTCATGGTTTAGATAATGCAATGGCTGGGGAGCTCTTAGAATTTTCTAATGGTTCAATGGGATTGGCACAAAACCTTGAGCAAAATAACGTAGGTGTTGTTATTCTTGGACCATTCAGAGACATTCAAGAAGGCAGTGAAGTACGCCGTACTGGCCGTATCATGGAAGTGCCAGTTGGAGAAGAATTAATCGGGCGTGTCGTGAATCCGCTAGGACAACCATTAGATGGTCTTGGTCCAATCGCTACAACAAAAACTCGTCCAATCGAAAGCCCTGCTACAGGCGTTATGGACCGTAAATCTGTTCATGAGCCATTACAAACAGGGATTAAGGCAATCGATGCTCTAGTACCAATCGGACGCGGACAACGTGAGTTAATCATCGGTGACCGTCAAACTGGTAAAACATCAGTTGCAATCGATACAATCCTTAACCAAGCTGACCAAGACATGATCTGTATTTATGTTGCTATTGGTCAAAAAGAATCAACAGTTCGTGGAACAGTTGAGACACTACGTAAAAATGGTGCACTAGATTACACAATCGTTGTATCTGCATCAGCTTCTCAACCAGCACCACTTTTATACCTAGCTCCATATGCTGGTGTGACTATGGGTGAAGAGTTCATGTTCGCTGGCAAGCACGTTTTAGTGGTATATGATGATCTTTCTAAACAAGCATCAGCATACCGTGAACTTTCCTTGCTTCTTCGCCGTCCTCCAGGTCGTGAAGCATTCCCTGGGGATGTATTCTACTTGCACTCCCGCTTACTTGAGCGTGCAGCAAAATTGAATGACACTCTAGGTGCTGGTTCAATTACTGCGCTTCCATTTGTTGAAACACAAGCAGGCGATATCTCTGCTTACATTCCAACAAACGTTATTTCCATCACAGATGGACAAATCTTCTTACAATCTGATTTGTTCTTCTCAGGTGTACGTCCTGCGATTAACGCTGGTCTTTCCGTATCCCGTGTTGGTGGATCTGCACAAATTAAAGCGATGAAAAAAGTTGCTGGTACATTACGTCTGGACTTGGCTTCTTATCGTGAATTGGAAGCATTCTCTCAATTCGGTTCTGATCTTGATGCTGCTACTCAAGCAAAACTTAACCGTGGTGCTCGTACAGTTGAAGTTCTTAAGCAAGATCTAAATAAACCAATTAAAGTTGAAAAACAAGTCATGATTTTCTATGCATTGACTAAAGGTCATCTAGATGATATTCCAGTATCGGATATCCTTCGTTTTGAAGAAGAATACTATGTGTTCCTAGATCGTTCTCATCCAGAATTATTAGATCACATTCGCACAACTAAAGGTCTTCCTGAAGACGCTGCTATCGTTGCTGCAATTAACGAGTTCAAAAAGAACTTCGTTATTTCTGAATAA
- a CDS encoding F0F1 ATP synthase subunit delta, with amino-acid sequence MSDITVAGRYAVALFQIAKEQNLINQLEEELRIVNEVFTNDKELLNFLAHPKMTSDAKNTLLANAFASLSSSVQNTVMLMVERHRTGEVTAMAQKFIELANEENSVADATVYTVNPLTEAEAEAVSSAFAAKIGKRNLRITNVTDSNILGGIKLQIGNRIYDGTISGKLDRLSKQLLG; translated from the coding sequence ATGAGCGATATAACTGTAGCAGGACGTTATGCTGTAGCTCTTTTCCAAATTGCGAAAGAGCAAAATCTCATTAACCAACTTGAAGAAGAGCTTCGCATAGTGAATGAAGTTTTCACAAATGATAAAGAGCTATTGAACTTCTTGGCTCATCCTAAAATGACTAGCGATGCAAAAAATACATTGCTTGCAAATGCATTTGCAAGTCTTTCGTCTTCCGTTCAAAATACTGTAATGTTAATGGTGGAGCGTCATCGTACAGGTGAAGTGACTGCTATGGCACAAAAGTTCATTGAACTTGCGAATGAAGAGAATTCAGTTGCGGATGCGACTGTTTATACAGTTAATCCTTTAACTGAAGCTGAAGCGGAAGCTGTGTCTTCAGCTTTTGCTGCAAAAATCGGCAAACGTAATTTGCGTATCACTAATGTTACGGATAGCAATATTCTTGGCGGCATCAAACTTCAAATCGGTAACCGTATTTATGACGGCACGATAAGCGGGAAGCTTGATCGCCTTAGCAAACAACTATTAGGTTAA
- the atpF gene encoding F0F1 ATP synthase subunit B: MLTSNFVLGQAAHFNGGDIIYQLVIFIILLALLKKFAWGPLMGIMKEREEHVANEIEAAEVSRKEALKYLEEQREIVKQSRTEAGQLIENAKQQGEAQREDIIKQARAEAERVKESAKREIVQEREKAVAALREQVASLSVMIASKVIEKELSSADQEKLINEYIQEAGEGK; this comes from the coding sequence GTGTTAACAAGCAATTTTGTTCTTGGTCAAGCAGCCCACTTTAATGGTGGGGATATCATATACCAGCTTGTAATCTTTATTATTTTGTTAGCGTTGCTTAAGAAGTTTGCATGGGGTCCGCTAATGGGCATCATGAAAGAACGTGAAGAGCATGTTGCGAATGAAATTGAAGCAGCTGAAGTTAGTAGAAAAGAAGCACTGAAATATTTAGAAGAACAGCGTGAAATCGTAAAACAATCTCGCACTGAAGCGGGACAACTTATAGAGAATGCTAAGCAGCAAGGCGAAGCACAACGCGAAGATATTATTAAACAAGCGCGTGCAGAGGCTGAACGTGTTAAAGAATCAGCAAAACGTGAAATCGTTCAAGAGAGAGAAAAAGCAGTTGCCGCCTTACGCGAGCAAGTAGCTTCATTATCTGTCATGATCGCCTCTAAGGTGATTGAGAAAGAACTTTCATCAGCTGATCAAGAAAAACTAATCAATGAATATATTCAAGAGGCAGGAGAAGGTAAATGA
- the atpE gene encoding F0F1 ATP synthase subunit C, which yields MTGSLGLIAAAIAVGLGALGAGIGNGLIVGRTIEGMARQPEARGMLQTTMFVGIALVEALPIIAVVIAFIVMGK from the coding sequence ATGACAGGTTCTTTAGGTCTTATAGCTGCTGCTATCGCAGTTGGATTAGGTGCACTAGGTGCGGGTATTGGTAATGGTCTTATCGTTGGACGTACAATCGAAGGAATGGCTCGTCAGCCAGAAGCTCGTGGTATGCTTCAAACTACAATGTTCGTTGGTATTGCGTTAGTTGAGGCACTTCCAATCATCGCTGTAGTTATCGCGTTTATTGTAATGGGTAAATAA
- the atpB gene encoding F0F1 ATP synthase subunit A, translating into MNHEAPMWEFMDTGIHFNLANVLMMTIASLIVFIIAVAATRKLAMKPTGIQNFIEWVMDFVKNIINSNMDWRTGGQFLMLGMTLILYVFVSNMLGLPFSIVIGHELWWKSPTSDPAITLTLAVMVMGLTHYYGIKMRGMKNYAKTYVQPMGFLFPLKIIEEFANTLTLGLRLYGNIYAGELLLTLLAGLGTSGVVGAATAALPMLAWEGFSIFVGSIQAFIFTMLTMVYLSHKVSDDH; encoded by the coding sequence TTGAATCATGAAGCTCCTATGTGGGAATTTATGGATACTGGAATACATTTCAACTTGGCTAATGTTCTTATGATGACTATCGCAAGTCTCATTGTCTTCATTATTGCTGTAGCGGCAACTCGAAAACTTGCGATGAAGCCAACAGGAATCCAAAACTTTATCGAATGGGTTATGGATTTTGTGAAAAACATCATCAACAGCAATATGGATTGGCGTACGGGTGGTCAGTTCCTTATGTTGGGAATGACATTAATATTGTACGTATTTGTTTCAAACATGTTAGGATTGCCGTTCTCGATTGTAATAGGACATGAACTTTGGTGGAAATCACCTACATCAGATCCAGCAATAACTTTAACCTTGGCAGTTATGGTAATGGGTTTAACTCATTATTATGGTATCAAGATGAGAGGCATGAAAAATTATGCCAAAACTTATGTCCAACCAATGGGTTTCTTGTTTCCGTTAAAGATTATTGAGGAGTTCGCTAATACGTTAACTCTAGGATTGCGGCTTTACGGGAATATTTATGCGGGTGAGTTACTATTGACTTTACTTGCTGGACTAGGAACAAGTGGTGTTGTGGGTGCAGCCACTGCTGCATTACCGATGTTAGCTTGGGAAGGATTTAGTATCTTTGTCGGCTCCATTCAAGCTTTTATCTTTACTATGTTAACGATGGTTTATCTTTCCCATAAAGTAAGTGACGACCATTAA